One window of Crocosphaera sp. UHCC 0190 genomic DNA carries:
- a CDS encoding allophycocyanin subunit alpha-B, with product MSVVSQVILKADDELRYPSSGELKGIQSFLRTGEQRVRIAETLAENEKKIVDQAQKRLFQKRPDFRAPGGNAYGQRQYNQCLRDYGWYLRLVSYGVLAGDKEPIEKIGLIGVKEMYNSLNVPVPGMVEAIRCLKEAALGLLNNEDAAETAPYFDYMIQVMS from the coding sequence ATGAGTGTAGTTAGCCAAGTTATCCTCAAAGCAGACGATGAACTCCGATATCCTAGCAGTGGTGAACTCAAGGGTATCCAAAGTTTTTTGCGTACCGGAGAACAGCGTGTCCGTATCGCTGAGACTCTCGCAGAAAACGAAAAGAAAATTGTTGATCAAGCTCAGAAACGGTTGTTTCAAAAACGTCCTGATTTCCGGGCCCCTGGTGGCAATGCCTATGGTCAACGCCAGTATAATCAATGTTTACGGGATTATGGCTGGTATCTTCGTTTAGTCAGTTATGGGGTTTTAGCGGGCGACAAAGAACCCATTGAAAAAATCGGGTTAATTGGCGTTAAGGAAATGTATAACTCCCTTAATGTGCCTGTTCCTGGTATGGTAGAAGCCATTCGCTGTCTCAAAGAAGCGGCTTTGGGCCTGCTCAATAACGAAGATGCAGCCGAAACTGCTCCTTACTTTGATTACATGATTCAGGTCATGTCATAA
- a CDS encoding sulfite oxidase-like oxidoreductase yields MFRKFFQKPDSETNDRVPPGQYLAKGFPVLTYGKTPEVSTDTWQFRVWGLVTPQTFSWSDFMSLPHHEFTKDFHCVTRWTKLDVKWTGIKITDFMALLDVDPKATHVMQHCYGEYTTNLPLKDFVLEDNFFAFKLLGDPLPADHGGPMRSVIPHLYAWKSAKWINGLEFLPQDELGFWEKNGYHRRGDPWQQERYGGKLK; encoded by the coding sequence ATGTTTCGCAAATTTTTTCAAAAACCAGATTCTGAAACAAATGATCGGGTTCCCCCTGGACAATATTTAGCCAAAGGTTTTCCCGTATTAACCTATGGAAAAACCCCCGAAGTTAGTACAGATACTTGGCAATTTCGGGTTTGGGGTTTAGTGACTCCTCAGACATTTTCTTGGTCAGATTTTATGAGTTTACCTCATCATGAGTTTACCAAAGATTTTCACTGTGTTACTCGTTGGACTAAGTTAGATGTGAAGTGGACAGGAATCAAAATTACTGATTTTATGGCCTTATTAGATGTTGATCCGAAAGCGACTCATGTGATGCAACATTGTTATGGAGAATATACCACGAATCTTCCTTTAAAAGATTTTGTTTTGGAAGACAATTTTTTTGCCTTTAAATTATTAGGAGATCCTTTACCAGCAGATCATGGTGGCCCCATGCGTTCTGTGATTCCTCATTTATATGCTTGGAAGAGTGCAAAATGGATCAATGGGTTAGAATTTTTGCCCCAAGATGAGTTAGGTTTTTGGGAAAAAAATGGTTATCATAGACGGGGTGATCCTTGGCAACAAGAACGGTATGGGGGTAAATTAAAATAA
- a CDS encoding MgtC/SapB family protein: MDLTIATQLAIALIIGLIIGLERGWKTRKNPTGHGDGGLRNFGLSGLFGGIAALLAAKWGIMILGVIFLGLSALVSISYVLTAQKSQDYGTTTEIALLITFALGAMVVSGWMLEAVAIAVIISWLLGLKEELHRYLILLQRQELIATLQLLLIAVVFLPLLPNQSMGPWQAINPRSIGLLVLLIAAISYIGYFSIRILGNHVGLLLTGLFGGIASSTALTLAFSRLAKQREDITILLAAGIALANGMMAPRLLIEIAVINPALAQQLMLPLIVLGINPLICAAVLVWRLSPSKSMTPLKLSNPVELGAALQYAALLAILSVLVHGAQAWFGEGGVYVLSAISGLADVDAVGISLAQAVNDNMSIKVGMIGTLLAVAMNTMVKVGMTAIIGGKILAYWCAGILLGSLVLSMLITLIKVSIFP; encoded by the coding sequence ATGGACTTAACCATTGCGACTCAATTAGCGATCGCCTTAATCATCGGGTTAATTATTGGCCTTGAACGGGGTTGGAAAACCCGTAAAAACCCCACAGGACATGGTGATGGGGGACTTCGGAATTTTGGATTAAGTGGATTATTTGGTGGTATTGCTGCCTTATTAGCTGCGAAATGGGGAATTATGATCCTAGGGGTGATCTTTTTGGGATTATCTGCCTTAGTGTCTATTTCCTATGTCTTAACTGCCCAAAAATCTCAAGATTATGGAACAACCACAGAAATCGCTTTATTAATCACCTTTGCCTTAGGAGCCATGGTGGTTAGTGGTTGGATGCTGGAAGCCGTGGCGATCGCCGTGATCATCTCTTGGTTATTGGGACTCAAAGAAGAATTACATCGCTATCTCATTTTACTCCAACGTCAAGAATTAATTGCTACCCTACAATTATTATTAATTGCCGTCGTTTTTCTGCCTTTATTACCCAATCAGTCGATGGGGCCTTGGCAGGCTATTAATCCCCGTTCGATTGGGTTATTAGTGTTATTAATTGCGGCAATTTCTTATATTGGTTATTTTTCTATTCGGATTTTAGGGAATCATGTTGGACTCTTATTAACGGGATTATTTGGTGGCATTGCTTCTTCTACTGCCTTAACCTTGGCCTTTTCTCGTCTGGCTAAACAACGAGAGGATATAACAATTTTGTTGGCCGCAGGAATTGCTCTTGCTAATGGCATGATGGCTCCCCGTTTACTGATAGAAATTGCCGTCATTAATCCCGCTTTAGCTCAACAATTGATGTTACCTTTAATTGTATTAGGAATTAACCCCTTAATTTGTGCTGCAGTTCTGGTTTGGCGGTTATCTCCCTCCAAGTCTATGACTCCTCTTAAGTTATCAAATCCGGTAGAATTAGGAGCAGCCCTACAATATGCAGCTTTATTAGCTATTTTATCAGTCTTAGTTCATGGGGCGCAAGCTTGGTTTGGAGAGGGAGGAGTTTATGTCTTATCTGCTATTTCTGGACTGGCCGATGTGGACGCGGTAGGTATTTCTTTGGCCCAGGCCGTTAATGATAATATGTCGATAAAAGTAGGAATGATTGGCACTTTATTAGCTGTCGCCATGAACACTATGGTTAAAGTGGGAATGACTGCTATAATTGGAGGTAAAATTTTAGCTTATTGGTGTGCTGGAATTCTCTTAGGTTCTCTCGTTTTAAGTATGTTAATCACTCTCATAAAAGTGTCTATTTTCCCTTAA
- a CDS encoding Uma2 family endonuclease: MSITARQLAELMPDATEVESDEPEMESSLHYIQLALLVSCLEWLWRDKNDFFIGANLTIYFNRQQLKNKDFRGPDFFLIKQTKKRPRKSWVTWEEEGKYPDLIIELLSESTADVDKNFKKELYQHRLRTPEYFWFSPDNLEFAGFRLNQGKYEEISPNELGWLWSESLGLYLGLYQQQLRYFTLEGQLVPTPEEEAQQQIRFAQEQQQRAEQQQQRAEQLAAQLRALGIEPEA; the protein is encoded by the coding sequence ATGTCTATAACTGCCCGACAATTAGCAGAGTTGATGCCCGATGCCACTGAAGTTGAAAGTGATGAGCCGGAAATGGAAAGTAGTTTACATTATATTCAGTTAGCTTTATTAGTTTCCTGTTTAGAATGGCTGTGGCGTGATAAAAATGATTTTTTTATTGGGGCTAATCTCACTATCTACTTTAATCGTCAACAACTCAAAAATAAAGACTTTCGTGGCCCCGATTTTTTCTTGATTAAACAAACCAAAAAACGCCCACGAAAATCTTGGGTAACTTGGGAAGAAGAAGGCAAATATCCTGATTTAATTATTGAATTATTGTCAGAATCAACTGCAGATGTTGATAAAAATTTTAAAAAAGAGCTTTATCAACATCGACTTCGTACCCCAGAATATTTTTGGTTTTCACCAGATAATTTAGAGTTTGCTGGGTTTCGCTTGAATCAAGGAAAATATGAAGAAATTAGTCCGAATGAGTTGGGTTGGTTATGGAGTGAAAGCTTAGGATTATATTTGGGACTCTATCAACAACAGCTTAGATATTTTACCCTAGAAGGTCAACTTGTTCCCACACCAGAAGAAGAAGCACAACAACAAATAAGGTTTGCTCAAGAACAACAACAAAGGGCTGAACAACAACAGCAAAGGGCTGAACAGTTAGCGGCTCAGTTAAGAGCATTGGGAATAGAACCAGAAGCGTGA